The proteins below are encoded in one region of bacterium:
- a CDS encoding TlpA disulfide reductase family protein, whose product MKRAMLALTVLVALLSVSLPAVAGLDGPRVPTPTALDLKPYAGRVVYVDFWASWCQPCRSSFPWLRELQKKYGEQGLTVLMVNEDHDRKAAEAFLAELGGDLQVIWDIEGKLATAYGIEGMPASYLIDRSGRLRTSHIGFEPKKSGEIEAEVTTLLAE is encoded by the coding sequence ATGAAGAGGGCCATGCTTGCCTTGACCGTCCTGGTCGCGCTGCTGTCCGTCTCGCTGCCCGCCGTCGCCGGTCTCGACGGCCCGCGCGTCCCGACCCCGACCGCCCTGGACCTGAAGCCCTACGCCGGCCGCGTGGTCTACGTGGATTTCTGGGCCTCGTGGTGCCAGCCCTGCCGCTCGTCCTTCCCCTGGCTGCGCGAGCTGCAGAAGAAGTACGGCGAGCAGGGCCTGACCGTGCTGATGGTGAACGAGGACCACGACCGCAAGGCCGCCGAGGCCTTCCTCGCCGAACTCGGGGGCGACCTGCAGGTCATCTGGGACATCGAGGGCAAGCTCGCGACGGCGTACGGCATCGAGGGCATGCCGGCCAGCTACCTGATCGACCGCAGCGGCCGGCTGCGGACGAGCCACATCGGCTTCGAACCGAAGAAGTCCGGCGAGATCGAAGCCGAGGT